AGCCGACGGCAGATACCcagatttctgtgtgtgtgtgtgtgtggcaggcccAGTAGACCCATGTCTCCTTCACAGTACATTGGTGTGACCTACATAGGGCCTCTAGAGGAGATAGAGCCGCGTCATCcttcaaaacaaacagaaacaccacAGCTCAGGCAATATCCTGCCATGAGATGACTTATTGataagacacgcacacacacacacagtcatgtgtgAACTTTCAATTTGGAAAGTTCGACAACAACCCCTTCCAGCTCCCCTGAGAATCAAGGTGTTTGCTATTGGATACAAATTGGTTAGTCAGTCTACAAGTGTTGCATAGTAACTACCTGGCTACGTTTCCTGGGTTTTCATTTGAACCAGGTGGTAACATTTTTGGATATGGAACATTAACGTTCATAAATTATTCTGACGCTTGCGACTGCAGCACAAAACACTTTTACGGATGTTTGGCAACAAACAGGCGATAAGTGTCTTTGAGATGGAAAGCAAGGGAATTGTAATAATctattcactcactcacacacacacacacacacacacacacacacagacaaacatgcatacaaacatgcaaacacaggAACAGTAGTCTCCTACAAAGTCAGAGGCTGTTTCTCTTTCATGTTCCTGTGTTTTGTTTCTCTTGCAACCTCCCCCTCCAGACCTTGAGAGCACATTCACAAGACACACAAACTCTTCCTCCAACTGTCTCAACTTCACGTCCTTTTTTCTCCGAccgacacacaaaaacacacacattcacaccaaaTCATAGGCGCAACTGTAATTCATGAAGTTAAAGCTATTTATCAGTAATATCCAACTTCAACCTTAGTGCCTCTGAAGTTAATTGACTAAACCCGTTTCTGCTCCTGATGGCAGATGGGAAACTAGAGACAGACTCCTTaagatgtaaatgtttttaatgtatcTGGCTACGACACTAACTCCTAAATGTTGTCTCcttttgtgtttctgtctgtaactatgtttgtatgcatgctgctgcctgtcttggcCAGGTGTCCCTTGAAAAAGAGATTATTAATCTCAAATGGGTctttcctggttaaataaaggttattaTTATAATCTCTCCACGACTGACAAAATAATCATCTAGGCCAGATTTCTCCCTATTTCCCAGCCCGCTGAGGTATGGAGACGAAGCCTTCTCTTTCCCCTTCGTCTCTTTCATTCCACGTCTCTTTCCAACTCTtgccccatccctctctctctctcttctgttctcGCTTCCTTGCTCTTCTCGACTTTAATttgcctctgtcctctgtcctcggCAGAGCGAAGGAGGATGCGGCACACTTCAGCGGGAGAAGAGCTGCAACTAGCAGGTGTGCACGATTCAAGAGGCTGCGGGGGAGTTAGGGCGTCGTGCGAGTCCAGATACTGcagtgtgcgtgcgtatgtatgtgggtgtatgtggggctgtgtgggtgtgcaaaAGGGAAAAGGCAAAAAAGGATAAAAGGTGGTGCAGTCATCaacccatccacccacacaaGTCTTACAGCTTCTGAGGAACCCATTAACTGCACAATACAGGCTTTCTGACATCGTTGTTTGGTTGTAAGATTCCGAAAACATGAACCCCATAGCAATCATGACCAGAGGATGTGAATCAATAGCAAGAAACTGAATTTCACAGAGGTGATAGAACAATCCCTCTAAGCTGTGTCTATCCAACACTTATGGACTGTGACAAGAGACAAGGGTTGAGGTGAGATGCAGGAACCACAAAAACACTCTTACAGTAGATGTAAAAGCAGGAGGAAAGCCTCAAGtcaaacatcaaatcaaaaccATTTCCCAGGACCAGCCCAGCCTATACAGAAGATGTATTGATTAGTAATCAGTCATAATCGATGTGAAATCTCAGAAGAACATTAGCATGTCAGTTCAGGTGGATTAACATTCTGCATGTCATACTTAACACAATCCAACGTACCCACATGAATTCTCAATCAATCATCCACTGGATATAATGAGCTTTAATTCCCTGACAATTCGGCAAGAGCTAGGACTGCGAGTTCAATACCACACGTGCATCTTGAAAATAACATATGCAAAGGCCGTGGTAATCTGTTCCTAGTGGGGGTTCTAGCCGTGCAATACATTTTGGACGGCAAGGCCTTCTAATACAAACACGCGTAAATAAGCTATACATTCATTAATTGTTTTCAGGGATGTCCTACTTGCGTCTAATAAAGGTTCGTCTGCAGAAGACAAACCTTTATTAGCTGCCAAATCAAACTGTAAATCCATCCGACTTACCCTTTTAGACAAGGTGAAATCTTGGATTGTATTTGTCCAGGAGGGCCCAAAGTACACCCAAGCCTGCTTGTCGTTGCGCAGCCAAAGTCCTTCTCAAATAGATTGGGTGGGAGGTTTAGTGAATCTTAAATTGCTTCGCAGTCCAGACAGTGAAAATgattccttctccacctcctcgtcTGACGAGTTGTCATCCCTCTCACCCAGCTCCAactcatcttctctctcctgcATCCACAACAGCTTCCCATTACCTTAGCTCTCTGGTTGCTCCTCAGCCAAACTTTGAGGCTTATTTCTGCTCTGTTTAGGCCCTGAAGATTCTGGCTAATACATTTTAATGATTACTCTGTTGTTAGAATTTTGTGATGTTCTGCCTTGACTGACTTGGAACGGCGAACGACGACTTATTTCAATTAGTGCTTTCAAACTGCAAATCAAGATCAGCCGTTGCCCGTTGTCGACATGGGTGCATTTATTTACGTCAACAAAGTACACAACCCGCAACACAACCGTGTTTTATAGACCGTAcatggttttatttattttagtatATATTTCAAATCTTCAACATTTTGGGTAAATTGTAGACAGGCTAGTGAATTTGGAGGTGATGGAGCGCGCCGTGGTCCTGGAATGCAGGAGCTCTGAGACTCAAAGTTCCTGCACAAGTTATCCACTATTAACCACTAACAAAATCCAAAATGAAATTAGAAAACGGACATAACAAACCAAAATGAAATGTTTGCTTTTTACATTTATAGTGGTGAACGTGCAGGTGCCCATCGGCCAGCACCCCTACCTCCCACGTCCTTGCATAGGCCTGTATATACGCATCAGGTTCACCAGATAGCCCTAGTCAACATCATTAAGAAGGGTGTAGAGTGAAAATTCTGCTTGCTACAGATAATAATCTTTTCTAACCCTCCTTCCCACAACCACAGCAGGTATTTTTCCAGTCGTGAGGGCAACGATTTGAGAAATTTTTATGTCAGGCTTTTCTAAGCGATCAGAGCCAATGACTGAAAGCTGAAATTCTACACGAATTGCAGAAAGGGATgacagagatagggagagagaaagagctggaCTGTTATGGACAAGGTGAGGGCCAGAACACCAAAGGAATGAACAGATGACATTAAGAAACGTGAATGATTCATAACACTgtgtggaggatggaggaagcCAGGTCGAGCAGTAACTAAAGGCAATTTGTACAGGCCTACAATTGAAACAAAAAACAGCAGAATGGGCCACATAATTTAGAATAGTGCCATGACCACACAACTTTGTCATATTCATCCTTTAGAAATTGAATGACAACCCATTTGTAGACTGATGAAATATAAGCGTTTGGGCTGCATTTGTGATCTTGTGGTCTAAAAACTACTGGTCTAATAACACATTGATTTGTGTGGCCCTGATGACAGAGATATATGCTTTTTCATCTTTTTCATTATTCAAGGGCATTGTATTCCAATCAGGACAATTTATTCTGGCTCCTGGAGTTCCAACTTCTGACTGTGATACTTGGCTTTTATTTTGTAAGATACCACAATTCCATGATATCTGGTGGCACAATAATAAATAAGGATtcaacccttgtgctgccttcgggtcacatgacccaaaggttcataacgaaccatcgttgtgtttacccaattatACCCAGTACAAAAACGAAtacaaataattgtattttaacCTTCACattgtggggggtctgagacagaccaacggttaaaagaaaatgcttcactttgtttttgtatgcagtaaagttgtcgcaatacgagggtggttcacaatgactgatgggtcagaatgacccgaagataacacaagggtaaAGCAATGATCATGTGGTGTTTATATATCTGTGTcgtcgccccccacccccccccccaaccccacacacacacgagtgatAGTGAGTTCCAAATGTGTCGACAATCAAtacttcttcctttctttccccAGCAAGTGTTTTCATCTCACATGCAAAGACCATTAACATAGAGATAGGTTGAGGACATCTTTATTGCTTAACACACTGCTGCACCCCAGGAGAAATATCAAGCTGAAGGGCAACCTCACCCATGGGGATGTAGACTAAAGCACATTATATTGCACTGAGAACCTCTCATGTGTTGACTTGAATAGCAGGGGCTGAATTTCTTAATACCAATGCAGGGGAAAATATGTGAGGCACAGGTTATAATGACCCTTAATGATGTTCGGAAGAGTGAAAATCCTAATATCATGTTGAGGTGTATTGTGAAAAAACTGTTTAAACTGACAATTGGCATTTGGAGTTCCCTACGATTTAAAATAACATTGGACTCCACAATAATGTGTTAATTTAGCTTGCATCCAAAGTGATGTACAGGGGGGGTTGCAAACCTGAGACCTGATCTGCAGTAGagtgttctaccactgagctatacccatccccatgctctaccactgagctatacccatccccatgctctaccactgagctatacccatccccatgctctaccactgagctatacccatccccatgctctaccactgagctatacccatctccatgctctaccactgagctatacccatccccatgctctaccactaagCTATAACCATCCCTTAACAGTAAATTGGAAACATTGTTTGCTTAGTAGAATCTGGGGACAGACAGAAATTGACATTCACAAATTGTCAGAATATGTACTGTTAGAATGATGATAACCACAGTGCATGTGGATTTACTGTTTTCACCGGTCTATATCTAGCAAGCAAGCGTCCTCAATACAGTGGCATTGAGGTAAGAAGAAAATGAGAAGACAAAGCCAGAGATCAATGGGGAGTTCATAATCGGATTAGCTGTAATCTGCAGAGAATAACTTTCTAGTTTATTACCGAGACATTCCCACTTTTCCAGAAGTAAACATGTAAGAAACAAGTGGCAGGGTTTAAAGCTAGGTAGAATTGTTTTTATGAATAAAAGCCGACACACAACATAAGTGCCAATTCATAAAACTTTCTCGTTTATTTACAAATTCATGACATTTTGTGATGTGATTCAAAGAATCCTGTAAAAGATTGTGGTAAAAACACTGTCTGTTCAGTTGGTAAGTCTCCAAAAAGTTGCATTGCACAAGATGTAGCTGGGACAAAACACGTGCATGCAATATTTTTACATTCAATGTAACCAAAATAGATttgattacaaaataaagtattCGATATAAACATCTAAATAATCCTATTTAACAAGCAGATTCATCTAATCTCGAAAATCTACAATTTAAATATTGTTCTCCTTTAGTGGTTTTATTAAAATAGCAGAACAATGCTGCTGGTCATATGGCTagcaaaaatataaatatattttttgttactCTACCATTGTATTTTTCACTTTCAAATACAAGTGTAGTATAGATCTACATGGATCTGTTTGGCTTGAACGTTTTGGAGGACAGAAAAGTGTTTCTCTTTTCAGCAGAAGCAACATGGGTTCTCTTCTGAAATGCTCTGCAAACATAGCATAGCAGCCTTTTTGCATTTCAAGTCAATGACAGGACAATAACAGTAGGAAGGGAGCCAGAAACAAGATGTCAAACTACGGTGACAAGTTTGATTAGGAGTTCTTTCCAGATAAATCGGTGGTGTCTCCAAGTGGGGACAGAATTATTAGGgggattcattcattcattcaacaaTTGTCGATGGATTTGCTCCCCTCTAACAAATCCACACTGCTCACAAGGGTGGTGAACTGTAAGACACCAGACAGGTAgtgatggaggagaaagagtgtttgtaatctctcctccttcagcagAGAGGTGCACATCCACAGCAGCCAATGGCTCCATCTAAAATGGCGCCCAGGAGCCGACGCCAGAGGcaggaaacagttggaattcaGAAGATGTGAGTCACAGTGACGGAAGGGCAATCAGGATCTTCAGAGAGAATACTCAAGAGACTGAAATTTTGGAGGATTGAATGTTTGCTGCTCAACATCCATCTTTTCTATCGGGATGGGACGTAATCTAGTCAAACGAGGGAGAGAAGACGAGGAAACGTTGATTGGTTTCAAAGTGATGAATGGCTAATGTCAGGAAACTAATAAACTGACTGATGAGCTCCTGAACACTCAACATTAAAACTGTCCAGCTAAAGTACTTTGGCGCCCCCTATCGTACTTTTTAGATAGGTACAGTACTGTGTCGGTAAGATGTCATTCTTGGAATTCCCCCCAAAAAGGGCCAAATACTATATCTATTACATATAATTgaactaaacatttgaaatactgGCACAGCACTTCTACTGATGCCAACTCTTGGCAATAAATACGTCCACTCTTCACAACAATGGGCATTGTTTTCTATCTATATTTCAGCTCTGCACTGAAGAAATTCCCTGATTTGGTCCATTTCCATCAGTAAAGTTATTGCTAAAGATGTCATTGTCCCTCCTTCAAAATAGACATATATAGACACTGGCAAACAGTGAGAATTCATGCTGATAACTCAAAGGAACAAACAgtacataaaacatttgcatacTGTTCAAGCAATGACTCAACCTACTTTGACATCACATTCACATACATTCAGTGAGAGTCAACCAATCTAGTTTCAACCTACACTTCACTTCTGGTCAATAGCTATTTCTACAAGTTCTAGTTCATATGTTCTTAAGCGAGAAAACATCTGTCATCTTTCCCTGACATCGGTTGTGTTCAAACTGACGATCTTACATGTGGAGCACAACTACAAACGATCCAATTACCCTGCAACACTGGGTGCCACGGACTCCAGCTCAGTAGCCAAATAAATAACAAATCCTCTATAGCATGTCCGCCACAACGAGACCAAACGTCATATTCCGTGACCTCAGAGGGCAGAAAAGCAGAAGTGCTCTGACAGCGAGAGCACACCGGGAACACGGGCCGTACGGTGCACGCCGTCTCACGACCAGTTCAGCTCGCCGCGCGCACGAGTGGCGAACGCGACCAAGACGTTTGTGACGTCCGTGTGGCGTCACGTAGCAGCATGGAGAGTAAGGGGTTCGAGCGCGTCGTTCCCACACGCGCGTGGACCTGCACCTGAGCGTTAGGGATTCACAGGGGCTCAACGGGCCCCTTTCTTTAGCATTTCCCCTCCAAAAGCTCTCGTCAAAAGGCAGCTAAAGCAAAAAAGGAGTACTGTGGAATGGAGATCTGTAGGTCATGGTTTTGATATAGCACCCTATGCCTTTGTGTGTCGAGTGCACATTCTTGCAAGAACGTACACTACTCAGGGCATaaaatgaatggaaagcatGGTGCAGTGAACAGGTAACAGTAATGTTGGATTTGTGATTACAGGCCACTATCTGCATGTTATTTGGAATAGTTAAAAGGAATGAGAAACTGTTGAAGGTAGCTTAAGAACATATTCAAGTGATGTTATATAAGCAACCACTTGGCAGGTAGGTGAGCAAGACTGGGAGGCCAGCTTGTGGAACCGACTGAAGAAGAGGAGAATTGTGCCGCCGGGGAGGGGAAACGATCCAGAGGGAAAAGAATAATCAGCAAAatgtacagtgtatgcatgcccACTATAAGAATCCCCTCAGGCCTAGAAACCAACACCTAACTGCGCCAGAAAACACCATGAGTACAGAAACATGCGGATGGATATAAATAACTTGTTGTTTCAGCATCTAACAGAACATTTCTATAAAACACAGACTTATTTGACTATGGGTTACACTGACACCTTGGCCTGATAATATCACCCCCTGTTGAGCACTAAGACCACATCTTGACTTACTAAGAGGTCAATGTGACCTGAACATGGGACATGGCCACCTGATACACCTGCTGCCTTTAGCAGCAGTCAGCTAGAACTCCTGCAGTCCTGACTGTCCATAGCTAACCTGACAACACAAACCCCAGAGGACACCCCTATTCCTAATCCCATTTGGACCGCCCCTCCATTCAGGCTAGGTGAATGTGCTGGAACCTTCCATTGCATGTAGAGGGGTTGTCACGTCATTTTCAAGTTTGGCTCAGGAGCAGGGGGAGCCAGAGGAGGCCGACAGGGTGCAGACAGGGGTGGGGAGGCCGTAGAAGAGGGGGTCGGTCAtcgggaagaggaggaggaggaagaagaggacgcCTAAGACGTAGCAGCTGAGCACGGTGAGGCGGTGTTGGTGCTCCAGGGCCGTGCCCAGGGCGGGGAAGCCCATGTAGTTACAGAAGGAGTGACACAGCACGGGGCCCACCAGGTGACCTGAGGACACAGGAGGACCGGTATTTAGCATAGCACACTGGGGGACAACAGAAAACAGGACTAGGTCCTACTCAGACGGACAGCTCGTTGGCATAGCACACTGGGGGACAACAGAAAACAGGACTAGGTCCTACACAGAGGGACAGCTCGTTGGCATAGCACACTGGGGGACAACACGAAACACGGAAGGGAGACACCCTGACCTGTTCTGATGAAGATGAAGGCGGTATAGGCTCCAAAGATGGCCGTGTAGGAGAACTGGAACGCTGCAACGTCAAACACAAAACTCAGTCGGCAGTCCTTCAGATGGCTCTCAGCTGTGAGACCCTAAAGGGCTGAGACCTGAAAGCCCAGATGGCGTACACAGAAGACAGAGGCGTTAGGAAGGTTCCTTCCGTACCTGCAGACAGAAAGATCCCAGACACGGTTCCTTGCCTGAAGCGTAGCAGCTCTATCACGTGATGAAAGTGGgctgcaaaacacaacacaacgacaCAGCAAACATCAACATCAAACATCGGGGAGttaggtggctgaacggtgagggaatcgggctggtaatctgaaggtcgccagttcgattcccggccgagccaaatgacgttgtgtccttgggcaaggcacttcaccctacttgtctcggggggaatgtccctgtacttactgtaagtcgctctggataagagcgtctgctaaaatgactaattgTAATTGTAATCAACACACTGACGCTCAGACCCCAAAAGTGCAAAACAACTCCTTCTGAAGGAGGATATCCGTTTTGCAACTTTCATTTGCGACCTCCGCTACAGAGTGCTGGATTGGGACGGACAGACTCACCCACTCCGAAGAAGAGCGGGCAGGTGAAGATGGCGGTGGAGGGGCCGGCACAGGGCACCAGCATGGGCAGCATGCAGGCTCGGAACACCAGCTCCTCCGTGAGAGGAGCCACCACCTGGTTCCTCAGCCAGCGCATGTCACTCAGACACAGGGCCCAGAAACAAGGGTCTGTAGGGGAGCGGGGAGGAGAGccggtggagagggaggaggaggcgggcagggggaggaggaaggaagaggagcaggaggagagcccgagggaggagagcgggaagaggaagggagagagaaagacagaaggaggaacagagaaagcAGATGGGGCTTATTAGTAGTACAGTACTGTTTGTACacccgtgtttgtgtgtgtgtgtgtgtgtccagttacCTAAGGCCACTCGTATCCCATCCATGAAGCCCCAGGGACAGTCCATAACCAGCTGGATGAGAGGCCCAAGGAACAGCACCTAGCGACACAAACACCCATACTCTTATCTCAAGATGTACATATTGCAGTTGTGAAAAGAGTTCATGGCAACAATCCATCTATATTCCCGGCACCTCATGTCACACGTTAGTTATTATTCTGTACTCAACATACGGTATATCAATCTACTATATCAACCTATCTATCTGAGTACTGATGTGGTAGTGGAGTGGTGTGTGTTACCATGGTGAGCAGAAGAGGCAGCACGATGGCAGGGAGAAGACCCTCAAAGCGGACCCCCATCAGGGCCAGTAATGATGGGCCaggctggagatggagggacacATTTCAGTCATGTTCACCTTGGCATTATGTCatagatttatttttatatGAAAACGTTCAGAGCTTCTTATAAACAACTATAGATAGTAATAGGCTCCCATCGTTGATGCCCTGAAGCACAGATCAGTAGACAGGCTGAAGACGTCACGTCTACATGGCAAACCGGAAGTGATTGCGCAATGAGTGCATAGTCCATCTGGAGATGAGAACAGAAACTCTGAAGTGGTCCGTTCATTATGTCACAGTCACTCATACTCACACTGATGCCCGTGTATTCCTTCCATGCCCATACAAAGACTGGCGACAGAGCGGACACGATCAGGACACTTGTGAAGCGTCGTTTTATCACGGCTGGGTGGTCCCTGcacgagcacacacagacacagttgcACGTGATGGATCACAGGCACACGTGTCAATGTGGCAATTTGTAAACAAACCCCCTTTTACTGAGGAAACCGATGAAATACGGCTAGTTAGGTTCGTTTGGTTAACCTAGCAATGCAATGCATTTAGTTAGCCAACTAGTATATCTTAATGTCGTCCTGGTAACCTGAGCCAGTAGGTGCTAGAGCATGCCGCTTCCGTATTAGCTATGCAAGCTAGAAAGCTTAAAATAGCCTGCTAAGCCGAGGGGCTGCGAATGGCCAAGAAAGTATGGTTTAAAAGGCTTACCTGGGCAGATCACTTCTCCATACGTATAAACTCCCAACATAGGAGCAGGCGAGCAGCAAACAGGACAGAATTGATACCCAGCACAATCCGTCAGGAGGCACAAACTCGCCATTGCTGCTCATCGGCTTGGACAcaagatttggcgttaaatCGTCATCCTCTACCATGGCGGAGGGTCTACACGAAGATATTAGTTAGTGTTGTGTTAAATCTTTAGACACTTAGTGAAAACTGTTCTTTAAGCAAGCTGTGCAAAATTATTTGACGCTGACAGTCCACTAAACATATATTCCTGGCGCTGTGTTTTGACGTCATTGCGTGGCGTCAGGCGCTGACCTACACCTTTAAATGCTACTGGCTGGTTTTATTGTTGCCAACGCCATTATAATTGTGTGCAAGAGCGTTATTGCTCCAGAGtggtaaatatatataattttagtTATCATGCATATTATAATGTTGTATTCCTACTATGTGTATGATACGTGTGTGGGCTACTGATATAATGCTGCTTTTATTGGCCTAATTTAAAATACTTTTAATTTATAGGCAACATCTCAATTCTGTCTCTCCACTCCAGTGGCAGTTTACTAAGAACTACGATACAACTGTTACACAACCTGGTGATGCCTTTGTATGAATACATAGATAGCATATTGTTGGCTATTCACAAACCACTGTTTGGTACCTATATATCTTTTCATACTGTAGCCCATTA
This sequence is a window from Hypomesus transpacificus isolate Combined female chromosome 25, fHypTra1, whole genome shotgun sequence. Protein-coding genes within it:
- the rce1a gene encoding CAAX prenyl protease 2 yields the protein MVEDDDLTPNLVSKPMSSNGEFVPPDGLCWVSILSCLLLACSYVGSLYVWRSDLPRDHPAVIKRRFTSVLIVSALSPVFVWAWKEYTGISPGPSLLALMGVRFEGLLPAIVLPLLLTMVLFLGPLIQLVMDCPWGFMDGIRVALDPCFWALCLSDMRWLRNQVVAPLTEELVFRACMLPMLVPCAGPSTAIFTCPLFFGVAHFHHVIELLRFRQGTVSGIFLSAAFQFSYTAIFGAYTAFIFIRTGHLVGPVLCHSFCNYMGFPALGTALEHQHRLTVLSCYVLGVLFFLLLLFPMTDPLFYGLPTPVCTLSASSGSPCS